The proteins below come from a single Streptomyces sp. B3I8 genomic window:
- the hflX gene encoding GTPase HflX, which yields MTSSSSSSQATKRLARTHPEGLRADALMEEDVTWSREIDTERDGDQLDRSERAALRRVAGLSTELEDVTEVEYRQLRLERVVLVGVWTSGTIQDADNSLAELAALAETAGALVLDGVTQRRDKPDAATYIGSGKAEELRDIVIETGADTVICDGELSPGQLIHLEDVVKVKVIDRTALILDIFAQHAKSREGKAQVALAQMQYMLPRLRGWGQSLSRQMGGGKGGGLATRGPGETKIETDRRRIREKMAKMRREIAEMKTGREIKRQERRRNKVPSVAIAGYTNAGKSSLLNRLTGAGVLVENALFATLDPTVRRAETPGGRLYTLTDTVGFVRHLPHHLVEAFRSTMEEVGDSDLILHVVDGSHPVPEEQLAAVREVIRDVGATGVPEIVVVNKADAADPLVLQRLLRNEKRAIAVSARTGRGIDELLAVIDAELPRPAIEVEALVPYTHGKLVARAHAEGEVLSEEHTPEGTLLKLRVHEELAADLAPYTPAPLA from the coding sequence ATGACCTCCTCCTCTTCCTCTTCTCAGGCCACCAAGCGCCTCGCGCGCACACACCCCGAGGGCCTCCGGGCCGATGCCCTGATGGAAGAGGACGTCACCTGGAGCCGCGAGATCGACACAGAGCGGGACGGCGACCAGCTCGACCGCTCCGAGCGCGCGGCGCTGCGCCGCGTCGCCGGCCTCTCCACCGAACTCGAGGACGTCACCGAGGTCGAGTACCGCCAGCTCCGCCTGGAGCGGGTCGTCCTCGTCGGTGTCTGGACCTCGGGCACCATCCAGGACGCGGACAACTCCCTCGCGGAGCTCGCCGCCCTCGCCGAGACCGCAGGCGCCCTCGTGCTCGACGGCGTCACCCAGCGCCGCGACAAGCCCGACGCGGCGACGTACATCGGCTCAGGCAAGGCCGAGGAGCTGCGGGACATCGTCATCGAGACCGGCGCCGACACCGTCATCTGCGACGGTGAGCTCAGCCCCGGTCAGCTCATCCACCTGGAAGACGTCGTCAAGGTCAAGGTCATCGACCGTACGGCCCTGATCCTCGACATCTTCGCCCAGCACGCCAAGTCCCGTGAGGGCAAGGCGCAGGTCGCGCTCGCGCAGATGCAGTACATGCTGCCGAGGCTCCGCGGCTGGGGCCAGTCGCTGTCCCGTCAGATGGGCGGCGGCAAGGGCGGCGGCCTCGCCACCCGCGGTCCCGGTGAGACCAAGATCGAGACGGACCGGCGGCGGATCCGCGAGAAGATGGCGAAGATGCGCCGGGAGATCGCGGAGATGAAGACCGGCCGCGAGATCAAGCGCCAGGAGCGGCGCCGCAACAAGGTGCCCTCCGTCGCCATCGCCGGCTACACCAACGCCGGCAAGTCCTCGCTGCTCAACCGCCTCACCGGCGCGGGCGTCCTGGTCGAGAACGCGCTGTTCGCGACCCTGGACCCGACCGTGCGCCGGGCCGAGACCCCGGGCGGGCGGCTGTACACCCTGACGGACACCGTCGGCTTCGTCCGGCACCTGCCGCACCACCTGGTCGAGGCGTTCCGCTCCACGATGGAGGAGGTCGGCGACTCCGACCTGATCCTGCACGTGGTGGACGGCTCGCACCCCGTCCCGGAGGAGCAGCTGGCCGCCGTGCGCGAGGTGATCAGGGACGTCGGCGCCACCGGCGTGCCCGAGATCGTCGTCGTCAACAAGGCGGACGCGGCCGATCCGCTGGTCCTCCAGCGGCTGCTGCGGAACGAGAAGCGCGCGATCGCCGTCTCCGCCCGCACGGGCCGCGGCATCGACGAGCTGCTCGCCGTGATCGACGCGGAGCTGCCGCGCCCCGCGATCGAGGTGGAGGCCCTGGTGCCGTACACGCACGGCAAGCTGGTCGCCCGCGCCCACGCCGAGGGCGAGGTCCTCTCCGAGGAGCACACCCCGGAGGGCACACTGCTCAAGCTACGGGTGCACGAGGAACTGGCGGCGGACCTCGCGCCGTACACCCCGGCGCCGCTCGCCTGA
- a CDS encoding serine protease produces the protein MRLIRPLSAARRGRSGRRRTSPVPAAVALAAALALTATACGSDGDTKTNAETSASPSAGDDGQIHIPDDVKQKLKEHGFDLDKWKGGAWKNWDKDDWLREANEYVNPIIKGLWNPDRMRKADDLDKGVDTADLAGDQGVTDPTPAPVRAQPVAAPYHDSAATAGKVFFDAPEGTMVCSATVVEDPAHPGKSNLVWTAGHCVHAGKKGGWYRNIAFVPSYNDAGKTADQLVGAGSEDVAPYRIWWGDWAQTSQQWIEQGGETGGQGASYDYAVIHVTPEKGSDGKSLEETVGSALPVDFAAPAVPDVDSLTATGYPAAPPYDGQKLYQCQDKPGRLSVKRTDLTMYRIGCTMTGGSSGGGWVATGADGRPALVSNTSIGPVSAGWLAGPRLGDVAKGVYDAVSKKFAAAE, from the coding sequence ATGCGACTCATACGCCCGCTCTCCGCCGCCCGCCGAGGAAGGAGCGGACGCCGTAGGACCTCCCCTGTCCCGGCCGCCGTCGCGCTGGCCGCCGCACTGGCGCTGACGGCCACCGCCTGCGGATCCGACGGCGACACCAAGACGAACGCGGAGACCTCCGCGAGCCCCTCCGCCGGCGACGACGGCCAGATCCACATTCCGGACGACGTCAAGCAGAAGCTCAAGGAGCACGGCTTCGACCTGGACAAGTGGAAGGGCGGCGCCTGGAAGAACTGGGACAAGGACGACTGGCTGCGCGAGGCCAACGAGTACGTCAATCCCATCATCAAGGGCCTGTGGAACCCGGACCGGATGCGCAAGGCCGACGACCTGGACAAGGGCGTCGACACCGCCGACCTCGCCGGCGACCAGGGCGTCACCGACCCGACGCCCGCCCCGGTGCGGGCCCAGCCGGTCGCGGCGCCGTACCACGACAGCGCGGCCACGGCCGGCAAGGTCTTCTTCGACGCCCCCGAAGGCACGATGGTCTGCTCGGCGACGGTGGTCGAGGACCCCGCGCACCCCGGAAAGTCCAACCTGGTGTGGACCGCGGGCCATTGCGTGCACGCGGGCAAGAAGGGCGGCTGGTACCGCAACATCGCCTTCGTGCCCTCGTACAACGACGCCGGCAAGACCGCCGACCAGTTGGTGGGCGCCGGCTCCGAGGACGTGGCGCCGTACCGGATCTGGTGGGGCGACTGGGCGCAGACCTCGCAGCAGTGGATCGAGCAGGGCGGCGAGACGGGCGGCCAGGGCGCCTCGTACGACTACGCCGTGATCCATGTGACGCCGGAGAAGGGCAGTGACGGCAAGTCGCTGGAGGAGACGGTCGGTTCGGCGCTGCCGGTGGACTTCGCCGCGCCCGCCGTGCCGGACGTGGACAGCCTCACGGCCACCGGATACCCGGCCGCGCCGCCGTACGACGGGCAGAAGCTGTACCAGTGCCAGGACAAGCCGGGTCGGCTCTCGGTCAAGCGCACCGACCTGACGATGTACCGCATCGGCTGCACCATGACCGGCGGTTCGTCCGGCGGTGGCTGGGTCGCGACGGGCGCGGACGGCAGGCCCGCGCTGGTCTCCAACACCTCGATCGGCCCGGTCAGCGCCGGCTGGCTGGCCGGTCCGCGGCTGGGTGACGTGGCCAAGGGCGTGTACGACGCGGTGAGCAAGAAGTTCGCCGCCGCCGAGTAG
- a CDS encoding diaminobutyrate--2-oxoglutarate transaminase family protein, translated as MLRRQAARESGARTYARALPVVPVRARGLTVEGADGRRYLDCLSGAGTLALGHNHPVVLEAIRRVLDSGAPLNCLDLATPVKDAFTTELFRTLPRGLAENARVQFCGPAGTDAVEAALELVRAATGRTGILAFTGAYHGQTMGAPEAFGGAHDVRVARLPYPQDYRCPFGVGGPRGAELAARWTESVLDDPNSGVPRPAGVILEPVQGEGGVLPAPDAWLRRMRALTEARSIPLIVDEAQTGVGRTGRYWAVEHSGTVPDVMVLSKAIGGSLPLAVVVYRDELDVWPPGAHTGTFRGNQLAMAAGTATLAYVRENGLVGRAAELGERMLGRLRELARAHACVGDVRGRGLMIGVELVEPEGEPAGGEAEPGGREAVVGGPRPTAPALAAAVQRECLRRGLIVELGGRDAGVVRLLPPLTITDEQASAVLDRLADAVAAVAGGVRSGA; from the coding sequence ATCCTGCGCCGGCAGGCGGCGCGCGAGTCCGGCGCCCGCACCTACGCGCGTGCCCTTCCGGTCGTGCCCGTACGCGCCCGTGGCCTCACCGTCGAGGGCGCCGACGGCCGCCGTTACCTCGACTGCCTGTCCGGCGCGGGCACGCTGGCCCTCGGTCACAACCACCCCGTGGTCCTGGAGGCGATCCGCCGGGTCCTCGACTCGGGTGCCCCGCTCAACTGCCTGGACCTCGCCACCCCCGTCAAGGACGCCTTCACCACGGAACTGTTCCGCACACTGCCGCGGGGGCTCGCGGAGAACGCCCGCGTCCAGTTCTGCGGACCCGCCGGGACGGACGCCGTGGAGGCCGCGCTCGAACTGGTCCGCGCGGCCACCGGACGGACCGGCATCCTCGCCTTCACCGGCGCCTACCACGGGCAGACCATGGGGGCGCCCGAGGCGTTCGGCGGCGCCCACGACGTACGGGTGGCGCGTCTGCCGTATCCGCAGGACTACCGCTGCCCGTTCGGCGTCGGCGGCCCGCGTGGCGCCGAACTCGCCGCGCGCTGGACCGAGTCGGTGCTCGACGACCCCAATTCCGGGGTGCCGCGGCCCGCCGGGGTGATCCTCGAACCGGTGCAGGGCGAGGGAGGCGTGCTCCCCGCGCCGGATGCCTGGCTGCGCCGTATGCGGGCGCTCACCGAGGCCCGTTCCATCCCACTGATCGTGGACGAGGCGCAGACCGGGGTGGGCCGCACGGGCCGCTACTGGGCGGTCGAACACAGCGGCACGGTGCCCGATGTGATGGTGCTGTCCAAGGCCATCGGCGGCAGTCTGCCGCTCGCCGTCGTCGTCTACCGCGACGAGCTCGACGTCTGGCCGCCGGGCGCCCACACCGGCACCTTCCGCGGCAACCAGCTCGCCATGGCCGCGGGTACGGCGACCCTGGCGTACGTCCGTGAGAACGGGCTCGTCGGGAGGGCGGCGGAGCTGGGCGAACGGATGCTCGGTCGACTGCGCGAGCTGGCGCGGGCGCACGCGTGCGTGGGGGACGTGCGCGGGCGGGGTCTGATGATCGGGGTGGAGCTGGTCGAACCGGAGGGTGAGCCGGCCGGTGGGGAGGCGGAGCCGGGCGGTCGGGAGGCAGTCGTCGGCGGCCCTCGACCCACCGCGCCGGCGCTCGCGGCGGCCGTGCAGCGGGAGTGCCTGCGGCGCGGGCTCATCGTCGAACTGGGCGGCCGCGACGCCGGTGTCGTACGTCTGCTGCCCCCGCTGACGATCACCGACGAGCAGGCCTCCGCCGTACTGGACCGCCTCGCGGACGCCGTGGCGGCGGTGGCCGGGGGAGTGCGCTCCGGCGCGTGA
- a CDS encoding IucA/IucC family siderophore biosynthesis protein, giving the protein MPLPGPPPGPSAVAEPPSVPCTIGTPERSTAGDPRDAPTHRDAPTRPVALDRTDPLDHPDPYAAAQAAGVDNLLRCWVRENALAAPAGDGVLRVPLPASGTHLHVPVVHWSATGWHRFGAPFLAGAPETAPPVDAVTLAALLTREAAARSGAPGPESEAADLVGRVADSVRRTAVFVRDRRARPDDGPDLFLAAEQALLLGHPLHPTPKSREGFCEGEADRYSPETRGSFPLHWLAVAPAALAGDSAWTERGRPVPAALLAARLAGRGLPLPAGHAALPVHPWQARELRLRPGTAALFDAGQIRDLGPYGPPWHPTSSVRTVHRTGAAAMLKLSLGLRITNSRRENLRKEAHRGVEVHRLLRTGLGARWRAAHPGFDIVRDPAWLGADGPDGTPVPGLDVVVRHNPFAATDDVSCVAGLVAPRPLPQPDPVPDPDPVPDPDFGTDSDFGAETASRAAPTTSASTGSRLSRLVIRIARRTGRPPAAVSVEWFLRYLEAVVRPLLWLDAEAGIALEAHQQNTLVLLDPGGWPVGGRYRDNQGYYFRASRHAELDVLLPGIGVRSDTFVPDAVADERFVYYLGINNVFGLIGAFGSQRLADERLLLAAFRGFLTTVATGPGRLRTHLPSRLLDSPVLRCKANLLTRLHGLDELVGPVETQSVYVTVANPLHG; this is encoded by the coding sequence ATGCCGCTCCCCGGTCCGCCCCCCGGTCCGTCGGCTGTCGCCGAGCCACCGTCGGTGCCGTGCACGATCGGCACACCCGAACGTAGTACCGCGGGTGACCCCCGCGACGCGCCCACGCACCGCGACGCCCCCACTCGCCCCGTCGCGCTCGACCGCACTGACCCGCTCGACCACCCCGATCCGTACGCCGCCGCCCAGGCGGCCGGTGTCGACAACCTGCTGCGCTGCTGGGTGCGGGAGAACGCCCTCGCGGCCCCGGCGGGCGACGGTGTACTCCGGGTCCCGCTCCCCGCGTCCGGCACTCACCTCCACGTACCGGTCGTCCACTGGTCGGCGACCGGCTGGCACCGCTTCGGGGCGCCGTTCCTGGCGGGGGCGCCCGAGACCGCCCCGCCCGTCGACGCCGTGACGCTCGCGGCCCTGCTGACCAGGGAGGCCGCCGCGCGCTCCGGCGCCCCGGGGCCGGAGTCGGAGGCCGCCGACCTGGTGGGGCGCGTCGCCGACTCCGTGCGCCGTACCGCCGTCTTCGTACGCGACCGCAGGGCCCGCCCCGACGACGGCCCCGACCTCTTCCTCGCGGCCGAACAGGCGCTGCTGCTCGGCCACCCGCTGCACCCCACGCCGAAGAGCCGCGAAGGGTTCTGTGAAGGGGAGGCGGACCGCTACTCGCCCGAGACACGCGGCTCCTTCCCGCTGCACTGGCTGGCCGTGGCCCCCGCCGCCCTCGCCGGCGACTCGGCCTGGACCGAACGCGGACGCCCGGTGCCCGCCGCACTGCTGGCCGCGCGGCTCGCCGGCCGTGGACTGCCCCTGCCCGCCGGACACGCCGCCCTCCCCGTCCACCCCTGGCAGGCGCGCGAACTGCGCCTGCGGCCGGGCACCGCCGCGCTGTTCGACGCCGGACAGATCCGCGACCTCGGCCCGTACGGTCCGCCCTGGCATCCCACCTCGTCCGTCCGCACGGTGCACCGCACCGGCGCCGCCGCCATGCTCAAGCTGTCGCTGGGCCTGCGCATCACCAACTCCCGTCGGGAGAACCTGCGCAAGGAGGCGCACCGCGGCGTCGAGGTGCACCGGCTGCTCCGCACCGGCCTGGGGGCGCGGTGGCGGGCCGCACACCCCGGCTTCGACATCGTCCGCGACCCGGCCTGGCTCGGGGCCGACGGCCCGGACGGCACCCCCGTGCCCGGGCTCGACGTGGTGGTCCGCCACAACCCGTTCGCCGCGACGGACGACGTGTCCTGCGTGGCGGGCCTGGTCGCACCGCGCCCGCTGCCTCAGCCGGATCCCGTCCCCGACCCGGATCCCGTCCCCGACCCGGACTTCGGCACCGATTCGGACTTCGGGGCCGAGACGGCCTCCCGGGCCGCCCCGACCACCTCGGCCTCCACCGGTTCCCGGCTGAGCCGTCTCGTCATCCGGATCGCCCGCCGTACCGGCCGCCCGCCCGCCGCCGTGTCCGTCGAGTGGTTCCTGCGCTATCTGGAGGCGGTCGTGCGTCCCCTGCTGTGGCTGGACGCGGAGGCCGGGATCGCGCTGGAGGCCCATCAGCAGAACACCCTGGTCCTCCTCGACCCCGGCGGCTGGCCCGTCGGCGGCCGGTACCGCGACAACCAGGGCTACTACTTCCGCGCCTCCCGGCACGCGGAACTCGACGTCCTCCTGCCCGGTATCGGTGTCCGCAGCGACACCTTCGTGCCCGACGCGGTCGCCGACGAACGGTTCGTCTACTACCTCGGCATCAACAACGTGTTCGGGCTGATCGGCGCGTTCGGCTCCCAGCGTCTGGCCGACGAGCGGCTGTTGCTCGCCGCGTTCCGCGGTTTCCTCACCACCGTCGCCACCGGTCCGGGCCGGCTCCGTACGCACCTGCCCTCCCGGCTGCTGGACTCGCCCGTACTGCGCTGCAAGGCCAACCTGCTGACCCGGCTGCACGGGCTGGACGAACTCGTCGGCCCCGTCGAGACCCAGTCGGTGTACGTCACCGTCGCCAACCCCCTGCACGGCTGA
- a CDS encoding GNAT family N-acetyltransferase produces MPPHEARTGAGRGAAPASRPTAVPAAEPASRTGGNEIPDESACETTLSMRPVRAFAAPAPDGADAARAPAGPADDLLGRIGDWGPVRTPVGTFRLLPVRPERDTALVARWMNDPAVAAFWELDGPDDVTGRHLRAQLDGDGHSVPCLGVLDGTVMSYWEIYRADLDPVARHYPARPHDTGVHLLVGAVADRGRGFGSVLLRSVTDLVLDHRPACARVVAEPDLRNTASLTAFLSAGFRFSVELSQPGKRAALMIRDRSLRHLM; encoded by the coding sequence GTGCCTCCCCACGAAGCACGCACCGGTGCCGGTCGCGGTGCCGCCCCCGCGTCGAGACCCACCGCCGTGCCCGCCGCGGAACCCGCGTCCCGTACCGGCGGGAACGAGATCCCGGACGAGTCCGCCTGCGAGACCACCCTGAGCATGCGGCCGGTCCGGGCGTTCGCCGCGCCCGCACCCGACGGGGCGGACGCCGCCCGCGCCCCGGCCGGCCCCGCCGACGACCTGCTCGGCCGGATCGGGGACTGGGGCCCGGTCCGTACCCCCGTCGGCACCTTCCGGTTGCTGCCGGTCCGGCCGGAGCGCGACACGGCGCTGGTCGCGCGGTGGATGAACGATCCGGCGGTCGCCGCGTTCTGGGAGCTCGACGGGCCCGACGACGTCACCGGGCGGCATCTGCGCGCCCAACTCGACGGGGACGGGCACAGCGTGCCCTGCCTCGGCGTGCTGGACGGCACGGTGATGAGCTACTGGGAGATCTACCGCGCCGACCTCGACCCCGTGGCCCGGCACTACCCGGCCCGGCCGCACGACACCGGCGTCCACCTGCTCGTCGGCGCCGTCGCCGACCGGGGCCGCGGGTTCGGCTCGGTGCTCCTGCGGTCCGTCACCGACCTCGTCCTCGACCACCGCCCGGCCTGCGCCCGCGTGGTCGCCGAGCCCGACCTGCGCAACACCGCCTCCCTCACCGCCTTCCTCAGCGCGGGGTTCCGCTTCTCCGTCGAGCTGTCCCAGCCCGGGAAACGGGCGGCCCTCATGATCCGCGACCGCTCCCTGCGGCACCTGATGTGA
- a CDS encoding ATP-dependent DNA helicase, protein MTKPSLPELLHAAVTAVGGTERPGQVTMAQAVADAVDDGSHLLVQAGTGTGKSLGYLVPALAHGEPVVVATATLALQRQLVERDLPRTVEALHPLLRRRPEFAMLKGRSNYLCLHRLHEGMPQDEEEGLFDQFEAAAPTSKLGQDLLRLRDWSDETETGDRDDLTPGVSDRAWAQISVSSRECLGASKCAYGAECFAEAARERAKLAEVVVTNHALLAIDAIEGAPVLPQHEVLIVDEAHELVSRVTGVATGELTPGQVNRAVRRAAKLVNEKAADQLQTAAEGFERLMELALPGRLEEIPEDLGYALAALRDAARTVISAIGTTRDKSVQDEDAVRKQALASVESVHDVAERITQGSEWDVVWYERHDRFGASLRVAPMSVSGLLREKLFTDRSVILTSATLKLGGDFNGVGASLGLAPEGTEGEDVPPWKGIDVGSPFDYRKQGILYVAKHLSRPARDGDRADMLDELTELIQTAGGRTLGLFSSMRGAQLAAEALRARIPEYPILLQGEETLGELIKNFAADPATCLFGTLSLWQGVDVPGPSCQLVVMDKIPFPRPDDPLMSARQKAVEEAGGNGFMAVAATHAALLMAQGAGRLVRATEDRGVVAVLDPRLATARYGSYLKASMPDFWYTVDGGQVRRSLAAIDAAAKQAE, encoded by the coding sequence ATGACGAAGCCCTCACTTCCCGAACTCCTGCACGCAGCCGTCACCGCCGTCGGCGGCACGGAGCGCCCCGGCCAGGTGACCATGGCCCAAGCCGTCGCGGACGCCGTCGACGACGGTTCCCATCTGCTGGTCCAGGCCGGCACCGGCACCGGTAAGTCGCTCGGCTACCTGGTGCCGGCGCTCGCCCACGGCGAGCCGGTCGTCGTCGCGACGGCCACGCTGGCGCTCCAGCGGCAGCTCGTGGAGCGCGACCTGCCGCGCACGGTGGAGGCGCTGCATCCGCTGCTGCGCCGCCGCCCGGAGTTCGCGATGCTCAAGGGCCGCTCGAACTACCTGTGCCTGCACCGGCTGCACGAGGGGATGCCTCAGGACGAGGAGGAGGGCCTGTTCGACCAGTTCGAGGCCGCGGCCCCCACCAGCAAGCTGGGCCAGGACCTGCTGCGGCTGCGCGACTGGTCCGACGAGACGGAGACCGGCGACCGGGACGACCTGACCCCCGGCGTCTCCGACCGCGCCTGGGCGCAGATCTCGGTCTCCTCGCGGGAGTGCCTCGGCGCCTCCAAGTGCGCCTACGGCGCCGAGTGCTTCGCCGAGGCCGCCCGCGAGCGGGCCAAGCTCGCCGAGGTCGTCGTCACCAACCACGCGCTGCTCGCGATCGACGCCATCGAGGGCGCCCCGGTGCTGCCGCAGCACGAGGTGCTGATCGTCGACGAGGCGCACGAACTGGTCTCCCGGGTCACCGGCGTCGCCACCGGCGAACTCACCCCGGGCCAGGTCAACCGCGCGGTGCGGCGGGCCGCCAAGCTCGTCAACGAGAAGGCCGCCGACCAGTTGCAGACCGCCGCCGAGGGCTTCGAGCGGCTGATGGAGCTGGCGCTGCCCGGGCGCCTGGAGGAGATCCCGGAGGATCTCGGCTACGCGCTCGCGGCCCTGCGTGACGCCGCCCGCACGGTGATCTCGGCGATCGGCACCACACGCGACAAGTCCGTCCAGGACGAGGACGCCGTCCGCAAGCAGGCCCTCGCCTCGGTCGAGTCGGTGCACGACGTCGCCGAGCGCATCACGCAGGGCAGCGAGTGGGACGTCGTCTGGTACGAGCGCCACGACCGCTTCGGAGCATCTCTGCGGGTCGCGCCCATGTCGGTCTCCGGGCTGCTGCGCGAGAAGCTCTTCACCGACCGCTCGGTGATCCTCACCTCGGCGACGCTGAAGCTCGGCGGCGACTTCAACGGCGTCGGAGCCTCACTGGGGCTGGCGCCCGAGGGCACCGAGGGGGAGGACGTGCCGCCGTGGAAGGGCATCGACGTCGGCTCCCCGTTCGACTACCGCAAGCAGGGCATCCTCTACGTCGCCAAGCACCTGTCCCGGCCGGCCCGGGACGGCGACCGCGCCGACATGCTGGACGAGCTGACGGAGCTGATCCAGACGGCCGGCGGCCGCACCCTGGGGCTGTTCTCCTCGATGCGGGGCGCCCAGCTCGCGGCCGAGGCACTGCGCGCCCGCATCCCCGAGTACCCGATCCTCCTCCAGGGCGAGGAGACGCTCGGTGAGCTGATCAAGAACTTCGCCGCGGACCCGGCGACCTGCCTCTTCGGCACGCTGTCGCTGTGGCAGGGCGTGGACGTGCCGGGGCCGAGCTGTCAGCTCGTCGTGATGGACAAGATCCCGTTCCCGCGGCCGGACGACCCGCTGATGAGCGCCCGGCAGAAAGCGGTGGAGGAAGCGGGCGGCAACGGTTTCATGGCCGTCGCCGCGACCCATGCCGCCCTGCTGATGGCTCAGGGCGCCGGACGGCTCGTCCGGGCGACGGAGGACCGGGGCGTGGTGGCGGTCCTGGACCCACGCCTGGCCACCGCCCGCTACGGCAGCTATCTGAAGGCGTCGATGCCGGACTTCTGGTACACGGTGGACGGCGGTCAGGTCCGCCGGTCCCTCGCGGCGATCGACGCGGCGGCGAAGCAGGCGGAATGA
- the lexA gene encoding transcriptional repressor LexA translates to MTTTADSAAITAQDRSQGRLEPVHAMAEVPHPEGPKRSLPGRPPGIRADSSGLTDRQRRVIEVIRDSVQRRGYPPSMREIGQAVGLSSTSSVAHQLMALERKGFLRRDPHRPRAYEVRGSDQAAPVQPTDTAGKPAASYVPLVGRIAAGGPILAEESVEDVFPLPRQLVGDGELFVLKVVGDSMIEAAICDGDWVTVRRQPVAENGDIVAAMLEGEATVKRFKREDGHVWLLPHNSAYEPIPGDDATILGKVVAVLRRV, encoded by the coding sequence GTGACCACCACCGCAGACAGTGCCGCCATCACTGCCCAGGACCGTTCCCAGGGCCGACTCGAGCCGGTGCATGCCATGGCGGAAGTTCCACATCCCGAGGGACCGAAGAGGTCCCTGCCCGGGCGACCTCCTGGCATCCGCGCCGACAGCTCAGGGCTGACCGACCGGCAGCGCCGGGTGATCGAGGTCATCCGGGATTCCGTGCAGCGGCGCGGCTACCCGCCGTCGATGCGGGAGATCGGCCAGGCCGTGGGCCTGTCCAGCACCTCTTCCGTGGCACACCAGCTGATGGCGCTGGAGCGCAAGGGCTTCCTGCGCCGCGACCCGCACCGGCCGCGCGCGTACGAGGTGCGCGGCTCCGACCAGGCCGCTCCCGTGCAGCCCACCGACACGGCGGGCAAGCCGGCCGCGTCGTACGTGCCGCTGGTCGGCCGGATCGCCGCCGGTGGGCCGATCCTCGCCGAGGAGTCCGTGGAGGACGTGTTCCCGCTGCCGCGCCAGCTCGTCGGTGACGGTGAGCTGTTCGTGCTGAAGGTCGTCGGCGATTCGATGATCGAGGCGGCCATCTGCGACGGGGACTGGGTCACCGTGCGGCGGCAGCCGGTCGCGGAGAACGGGGACATCGTCGCCGCCATGCTGGAGGGCGAGGCGACGGTGAAACGGTTCAAGCGCGAGGACGGGCACGTGTGGCTGCTGCCGCACAACTCGGCGTACGAGCCCATCCCGGGTGACGACGCGACGATTCTCGGCAAGGTGGTGGCGGTGCTGCGGCGCGTGTGA
- the nrdR gene encoding transcriptional regulator NrdR, with the protein MHCPFCRHPDSRVVDSRTTDDGTSIRRRRQCPDCSRRFTTVETCSLMVVKRSGVTEPFSRTKVINGVRKACQGRPVTEDALAQLGQRVEEAVRATGSAELTTHDVGLAILGPLQELDLVAYLRFASVYRAFDSLEDFEAAITELRQQQRACPAGDGAGGADDDDRAGAVAERQGTDRADRQGADRADRQGTDRGSGGAPAGVPVPATAAD; encoded by the coding sequence ATGCACTGCCCCTTCTGCAGGCATCCCGACAGCCGGGTCGTCGACAGCCGTACGACGGACGACGGCACCTCGATCCGCAGGCGCCGCCAGTGCCCCGACTGCTCCCGTCGTTTCACGACCGTGGAGACCTGTTCGCTGATGGTGGTCAAGCGGTCCGGGGTCACCGAACCCTTCAGCCGCACCAAGGTCATCAACGGCGTGCGCAAGGCATGTCAGGGGCGGCCCGTCACGGAAGACGCACTCGCCCAGCTCGGCCAGCGGGTCGAGGAGGCGGTGCGTGCCACCGGAAGCGCCGAGCTGACCACCCACGACGTGGGGCTGGCCATACTCGGCCCCCTTCAGGAACTCGACCTCGTCGCCTATCTGCGGTTCGCGTCCGTCTACCGGGCGTTCGACTCGCTGGAGGACTTCGAGGCCGCCATCACGGAACTCAGGCAGCAGCAGCGGGCTTGCCCCGCCGGTGACGGGGCGGGAGGCGCGGACGACGACGACCGCGCGGGCGCCGTCGCGGAACGCCAGGGGACCGATCGGGCGGACCGCCAAGGCGCCGACCGGGCGGACCGCCAGGGCACCGACCGCGGGTCCGGAGGAGCGCCCGCGGGCGTCCCCGTGCCCGCCACCGCCGCCGACTGA